In Carassius gibelio isolate Cgi1373 ecotype wild population from Czech Republic chromosome B13, carGib1.2-hapl.c, whole genome shotgun sequence, one genomic interval encodes:
- the vstm4a gene encoding V-set and transmembrane domain-containing protein 4a — MKLSAVAIVLLTRAFIGELSDALNVTVKPGPISMCMEGDNITLSCLVSQRKISSHVLVLRWLYFPTPEDEHLVVRMGMKKSKYYGNYSKHFPQSKFHLWEEMDGQIYRLLILNVSLEDRGNYTCKVQEIRKHRKKWKASSNGTGSMELRVHHIPSTGKADVIWRMFKDLYLCAVLICSIGLVCMLVFAMTITCQHLQHKRRLRASYYLVKCPENSSGETVTSVSSSSPAMHRKERRHKPQLRNITEQLPPPQIPAKAPVPRKPRRTKLLRAQPTKMPRVVEDSLTYAELELVKPKPELKTDLTGCAQIEPTTQCTGTVYAQILFVEKQV; from the exons ATGAAGCTCTCTGCTGTTGCGATAGTTCTCCTGACTAGAGCTTTTATTGGAG AGCTGAGTGACGCTCTAAATGTGACCGTCAAACCTGGGCCAATCAGCATGTGTATGGAGGGAGACAACATCACTTTGTCCTGCTTAGTGTCTCAGAGAAAGATAAGCAGCCATGTCCTGGTGCTACGCTGGCTCTACTTCCCCACCCCTGAAGACGAACACCTCGTGGTCAGGATGGGCATGAAGAAGAGCAAATATTATGGCAACTACAGCAAACACTTTCCCCAGAGCAAGTTCCACTTGTGGGAAGAAATGGATGGTCAGATCTACCGTTTGCTGATCCTGAATGTGTCCCTGGAGGACAGGGGCAACTATACCTGTAAAGTGCAGGAAATACGGAAGCACAGAAAAAAGTGGAAGGCCTCGTCGAATGGAACAGGGAGCATGGAATTACGAG TACATCATATACCGAGCACAGGAAAGGCTGATGTCATATGGCGCATGTTTAAAG ATTTGTATCTGTGTGCTGTGCTCATCTGCTCTATCGGTCTGGTCTGTATGCTTGTCTTTGCCATGACTATCACATGTCAGCACCTGCAGCACAAACGAAGACTACGAG CCAGTTATTATCTTGTGAAGTGTCCTGAAAACAG TTCAGGAGAGACAGTTACCAGTGTGTCCAGCTCCTCTCCTGCAATGCACAGAAAAGAGAGACGACACAAACCGCAGCTCAGAAACATCACTGAACAGCTACCACCACCACAGATCCCAGCTAAAG CACCTGTACCAAGAAAGCCACGTAGGACCAAACTTTTAAGGGCACAACCTACAAAAATG CCAAGGGTTGTAGAGGACAGTCTGACATACGCAGAGCTGGAGCTGGTGAAACCGAAGCCTGAGCTGAAAACAGACTTGACTGGATGTGCACAAATTGAGCCTACAACACAATGCACGGGGACTGTATACGCCCAAATACTCTTTGTCGAGAAGCAAGtgtaa